Below is a window of Ralstonia nicotianae DNA.
AGACTTAAACGGGACTTAAGGGGACTTAAGCGACCGGACGTCACATGCAACAAAGTGTTTCGGCTCAGGCCGCGGCGCGAAACGGAAACCGCAGCACCACCCGCAGGCCGCCGCCCTCGCGCGCCTCCAGCGACAGCGTGGCGTCGTGAGCCTGCGCGATCTCGCGCACGATGGCCAGGCCCAGCCCGCTGCCGCCGGTGGGCGCCTGGGCGGGCCGGTAGAAGCGATCGAGCACGCGTTCGCGCTCCGCGGCGGGGATGCCGGGGCCGTTGTCTTCCACGATCAGCTGCGCGCCGCCATCCGGCGCATGCCCGGTCGACACATCGACGCGGGCGCCCTCAGGGCAGTAGCAGAGGGCGTTGTCGACCAGGTTGACCAGCAGCACGCGCAGCGCATCGGCATTGCCGCCGACCGATGCCGGCTGCGACTCCACTGCGATGCCCAGATCGATCCGCTTCTGCAGCGCGGCCGGCGACAGCTCGGCGACCACCTCGGCGGCGATGACGTCGAGCGCGACCGGGCCACGCTGCGTGTCGGCGGCGCCGGGCTCCTGCCGGGCCAGCGTCAGCAACTGGCCGACGAGGCGGATCATCCGCTCCACGCCGCGATGCAGATCGGCATGCGCGGCGCGGCGCTCGTCCTCGCTCTGCGCGCGGTCGGCCACCTGCAGCTGCAGCTTGAGCGCGGCCAGCGGCGTGCGCAGCGCGTGGGCGGCATCGGCGACAAACGCACGCTGGTGCGCCAGCGCACCGCCCAGGCGGGCGAGCAGGTCATTGAGCGCGGTGGTCAGCGGACGGATCTCGGCGGGCAGCCCGTGCGTGGGCAGCGGCGACAGCGCGGCCGCATCGCGTGTCTGCACCTGGCGGGCCACCGTGCCCAGCGGCGACAGGCCGCGCCCCACCGCCAACCACACCAGCCAAGCCAGCAGCGGCAGCAGGATCAGCAGCGGCGCGACGGTGCGCAGCGCCATGCGGGCCGCCACCTCGTGCCGCGCGCTGTAGGGCTGGGCGATCTGCACCACCGCCGGCCCGAAGGCGACGCTGTAGACGCGCCACGTCCCCTCCGGCGTGACGACATCGGAGAAGCCCAGTTCGGCCTGCGTGGGCAGGTCGGGCCGCGCGTGCGACAGGTAGAGGCTGCGGCCGGTGTCGTCCCAGATGCGGATCACCACATCGTCGTCGTGGGCGATGCCGGCCAGCGCGGGCGGCGGCGGGTCGATCCACTGGCTGGGCAGCGCGGCGGCCACCTGCTGCATCTGGTAGTCGAACAGCGCGTTGGCCTCCTGGCGGGCCTGCGCGTAGATGAGGAACGTGGCGGCAACGATGCCCGCGAGCAGTCCGCCCGAGAGCCACCACAACAGCGTCTTGCGAATGGATTGCATGGTGCGCTATGGAGCCGCCGACCGGCCGGCAGGTTCCGCGGGCGGCGTCGGCGCCTCTCGCGGGATCACGTATCCCACGCCGCGAATGTTCTGGATGAAATGGCTGCCCAGCTTCTTGCGCAGCGCATGGATATAGACCTCGACCGTGTTGCTGCCGACCTCTTCGTCCCAGCCGTAGAGGTTGTCCTGCAGCTGCGCGATCGACCAGACCTTGCCCGGGCGCGACAGCAGCGCATGCAGCACCGCGAACTCGCGCCCCGACAGCTTGATGGGCATGCCCGCGCGCAGCACCTCGCGCGTCACGGGGT
It encodes the following:
- a CDS encoding ATP-binding protein; its protein translation is MQSIRKTLLWWLSGGLLAGIVAATFLIYAQARQEANALFDYQMQQVAAALPSQWIDPPPPALAGIAHDDDVVIRIWDDTGRSLYLSHARPDLPTQAELGFSDVVTPEGTWRVYSVAFGPAVVQIAQPYSARHEVAARMALRTVAPLLILLPLLAWLVWLAVGRGLSPLGTVARQVQTRDAAALSPLPTHGLPAEIRPLTTALNDLLARLGGALAHQRAFVADAAHALRTPLAALKLQLQVADRAQSEDERRAAHADLHRGVERMIRLVGQLLTLARQEPGAADTQRGPVALDVIAAEVVAELSPAALQKRIDLGIAVESQPASVGGNADALRVLLVNLVDNALCYCPEGARVDVSTGHAPDGGAQLIVEDNGPGIPAAERERVLDRFYRPAQAPTGGSGLGLAIVREIAQAHDATLSLEAREGGGLRVVLRFPFRAAA